The Juglans microcarpa x Juglans regia isolate MS1-56 chromosome 2D, Jm3101_v1.0, whole genome shotgun sequence DNA window TTCAATTCCCTATCCCAATTCTCAACTGGCCCTTGtcttcctcatttttttttttttttttttagctttacCAATATTAGTGTAAGAACCTCACATTCACTGATCAAGATTTAAATGGCAAACGAGTGATAGTTTgtcatttaaagtatttttaattaatttggtgTTAATAgctgttaaaaaatatatataatgaaatctAACTCTTTCTACCAGTTTAAACTTTCCAGACAAGTAGTGGTTTTTACATGATATTATAACCAGGTTGAACAATTGAGTTAGCAATGACTTTTAACAATATTAGTACCACTAGGTCAGGTTGAACACTTGAGttagcaaaagaaaagaagcatGCAAAGCATAACGAAAAAAACACATAATACAAGCAAAGGAAGGACCACGTACGCAATTATTTGAGGAATAAAGATTTAATGCATGACTTTGTGCTCTGGTGGTCCAACCATTTTCAGATCCTATGCCTATATAGACAGCAATCTCCGTCGTCGAAGAAATTCCATGGTGCGagtttattaattcttttacttgtattttcttccaacttgcgagctagctagctgctaagTAATATTGGCTAACCAGAATATTAAACAAAACTATGGAACTGGTGCGATCGAGCGCCATCATTATTACCACCACAGTTGCATTGTTTCGTAGTACGTAGGTAGTGgtttggagagagaaaaagaaatcacgAGTGAAAATTGATGGAAGCCTGAACTGAAAGCTGATCAAGTACCTTCACTTGCTTTGCTGGGTCATGTCCAATCAATCCATGGATTTACATATGAAGACAAGGAGGAAAGATCCTTTTTGTGATTAATTTGTCTACCCCAAATTAGGAATAATGCAGGCTTTCGTTTGAAccgttcaaagttcaaacagcTGCCTACTTTGGGAACTATTGAGGGTAACCCTTCAAGGAGTCCCAGCTTGGGCTCTCTATGCATGGACTATGGAAAGAGCCCATTTATGAGTTGTCTGCGGCCTTTGAATCATTCAGAATAAACAACTTATTATCCAGACCAACAAATCACTTAAAATGAAACCGGCCCACTCATGGGGGAAAATGGTCCGCTTGTGCAATCCCTCAGAAAAACTTAACCCAAAGAGTTGGGCTGGTTCTGCTCATCAGAAGAAACaaacagaaagaagaagaaagagtaGAGGTAAAAGCCAgccagctttttttttttttttttcatgaagatATCAGTAGTAGTCTCGATGTCGCCTCGTCCTCCTCGTTGCAGCTCATTGGGCAAATGGATTGCATAAGGAAAATAATCTCCGCTTCTTTCATGGGCCCTGCAATCCTCTCTTATCTCTGGATTTAACCTACAAAGACTCTTGTCACTTACCCAACAATATTCTTAGTACTAAATGTTACTCCCATATTTTGATCAAAATGCtctcaaatttttattcaaatttagagTTTTAAGTAACaattagataaatatataaaatatatcctacaaatttaattttattgagcaTTTAATATTGCTAGaataattcacaaaatattaataaatattgtaaaacctATTTCATGGTTTGTCATGATCTATCACATTAATTGAGGTTCTACTTAAATTCAGATAACGATCGAGTTGAGAGAATCTTAATTCCCGACAATTAATGCTTCCGATCAGTAGTGGCCAGGTTAAAAGGAGCAAAATAAAAGCATTGATTTCTAGCTTAGGAAAAAAGATGATCAAGAAGCatcggttttcttttttttgggtacCCACAttaaagtttgaatttaaagcCCACTTAAGATACCACTAATTAAAGGCACTTGGTGTAAATAAACGGTTGAAATCAATGATGGCTATAATGCCTAAAGACCAAGCATAAGAAAAGCTTATCTTTCCTGACAACTTGACAACCATGGCCTATCATGTGATGAGTGGAAATCGACAGCCAACTAGGGCATCCATCGGTCTTTTGGTCATGTAATATCATAGTTTTTTGGTGGATCGAATTCCAGCTGCATCAACAAATTAAGGGGAATTTTAAAGCgttggtttaattatttttttttaacttttaatttgctatatatatatatatatatatttgaatactAGGAAATGACCTCTGGTGCGTTAGCTTCGGGGTGCACCTGACATagtgatttaaataaaataaaaagtaaaaaagttagTAGCTTATTTgtatgggaaaagaaaatataaggttaaagaaagataaaaaatcaagattaaaaaaaatctaaatttcaacaaaatatgagCATTGGTTTGCATctatattgaattatctatttactctctatataataataaaatattattaattttttattttaaaaaaattgaaacaaaaagaaaggaaaatgagtacaCTGTCAGAACAAAAAGGACATGAAAAAGAAACATCGATTCATGAGCGTTTCTGGGCTATTAAGGgcattttggtaaaacatgatcattcattaaattctacaaagaAGCTACATgtcaaatggtcaagggtcTTAAAGgccttttgataaaacatgatccttcattaaattttacaaaggAGCTACACAACAAATGGTTAAAGGTTTTAAgggtcttttggtaaaacataacCTAACAGATTTAatggaaaaacaacaaaaattaacggaaaaacaacaaaaatttctattttcagtTAGATAGccaattattataatataatagatataAAATCATAATTCATACCCCAAGATTATTCCAGGCGTTGATCTGAATTTTGCTGAAACTTTCAGAAATGACATCTACCCAATTCGGGACAGCGTACGTATACGGCCTAGAGGTTCGTTCATTTCTCAGCTCCATGCTCAAAGGCCTAACTCGGTCGGTCACTTCTGCTTACTATGTACACCTGTTCACATGCAAACTATACTCTATCTAACCACATGTCCATGCAGCAGAGACTCGATCGCATCATCATCGATCATCGATCATCGATCTGTTGGTTGTTCAGACAAAAAATAGAACAGATCAAACTTATAACATCAGTTTTTCAGCTTccatgttttctttctttggagACCAGAAGTTTAGATATTTGTAGCTTAATTGAGTGCTactatatagctagctagttataagttctttatgaatattttgtgcagaaaaaaaaagaaaaaaaaaaccatgctGGCACAAACACATATAGACCGCGCTCGGCCGGCCCGTTTCGATGTACAATTAATTGTATAAATCCTAGTCATGACCTGATTTAATTTATACACTCTTATGATGCAGTAAAATGGAAGATTTCCCAATTACCATGCATTAATGTAGGCCAAGTTTTCGCaaccatataataaaaatgtcaatcgcatttttttaacttgatcaataaatttttatatattttgtagtgTATTAGAGTTATTACAATATTAGATTGGATGCGAAgaatctaattaatttaaaataaatatgtaaaaaaaaaaaccaatatgatatatttttgcagaaagttttttattaaaaaaaaaactcaactcattaaTAAAACTGTCATATTGATGATctacaaattattttcatcttttaaaatggtttcaaattaattaatggcTTCATGATCCTCCGCGCGCGCGCCTTGATCGATCAGTTATGCAATCTAGCTAGCTAAATGATATATCGGGGGGATCCACGTATGTACCTTAATAGAACATGCAACTCCTTAATTTTCAACCTTTTTCTGGTACTAAGCAATgtgattaattttcttattagaTCAATTTTGGTATATCAACCATGCATATTCATGTGCCTGTGTTATCCTAAATCGGTACATGGTGTTGATTGTAcgtctcatatatatatataacgaacatagtatatataacgaacagagtaatgctacatgcagtctTGGAGTGTACAAATACTAtacaatcgctttgaaaaagagtaaggtcgactattaaaaaattaatttttttcatgtgagttctgtatttattcacttttttcaaagtggtTGTGcagcgcttgcacactcacgactgcaactatcatttatcTAACGAATAAATATCGATCGGCCCCCATGCACCGACTTTTTAGGGCGTTGAAAACAGTGCATTATATAACAGTAATGGCGAATTTAATTGGTATATATCCTCGCAAATGAAAGCATCGATCTCATGTTGTACGTACGTAGAGCATGCTACTGAGTACTAATTAAATTCTTAgtttgatgatcatgatcttgtggggattaattattattctgTCTCTCTGATCTCTCGAGATAGTTTTTGACTGATCATTCGCAGTGCCTTTCCAAAAACAGATGATCAAAAATATCCCCTAGTGTGATACTAAGCTTTTTTAATTACCTTTGAAGTTGCTAATTAAAGAAACTCTCCATTATAACAACCAGCTCCGATCCATGATTAGATTTGTGGGGGCCTTTAATACTGTAATCAGACTGCTGCATGCTTTTACTTTGAATGTAATTAATATGCTAGCTGCAAttgcatatataaaaatatatattccatgCATTTTTGCTCTAGACATTAAAGATGCATCATTAGTACAGAACTTACTAATCAGAATCAGTGAGTGTAGATGGCAGCCTCCATTACTGCTGACTTGGCAATGTCTCTATGCAAGTCTTCTTCAGATTTAAGCTTATCAATTACTGCTGATCTGGTGAGGAAGATTTGTAGATGACATCCTCCATTAAGGGATTATTTGAAGCTTAATGTTGATGGAGCTGTTTTCTCAGATATAAGGAAGACTGGAATTAGGCTGTTTTTAAGAGATAGCTATGCAAATTAGGTGGTAATGGCAACAACTATTTCAAAAATTGAAGTGAATGAACCTGCAACAGTCGAGTTACTTGCAGTGCTCTTAGCGCTAAGTGAATGAACCCTCTTAGTGCTAAGTGGGTTGCAGCTTTGCATTCCTCTTGGTATTCCTAAACTGATGATCATTAAGTCTGATTGTTTGCTTATGGTACATGAATTACAAGCTACCCATGATACTTTCTCGATCAGCTAATGGGAACTTAGTTATGGAGGCAAAGAGCTTAATGAATTATTTCCAGGAAGTCAGCATTGAGCATGTTATCCCAATGGGTAATGCAGTTGCACACACATTAACTAGATATGCATGGAATGTTTTTGATGCATGTTCAAATGTGGTGGAGAAATGTCCCTGCTTTTGTTGATCATGCTCTTTGGTTTGATCAAGTTACTATGTAATTTGCTTTGGGTTTGAATGAAAttctgtttataaaaaaaagaatcagTGAGTGTAATTCATCAAATGATACTCTATTCCAATCGattacatttataaattatgatcAGAGGCTTCCTGAtctggaaaaaaacaaaaataagagatCAAGACGTATATTATATGTAGGTTCAAGTAGTACCAGTACTGACTACGTCTAAATTAACAGAGCTATAAACTTATATAGAGAAAGAaacaatgaatatatatatatatatatatgcacgtaACTATTGATAATTAACTCATCAGGAAAAATTGAAACTCTCAATTTTAAGTACTGTACGTTGTGAAAAATTTGCTTGAATAGGGTACCGATCCGTGTACTCGACATGGTGCAGGACGAGTACTTTCATCAAATGATTGATCTGTATCCCTAGCTAGATGGTATCATAGAAGTGAAGATAATTGAAACCCTTTTTCTGGGAAAGTTATATGAAAACTACACTCCATCAAGGGataaacatgcatatatatatatatatatatatatatatataagttttatccCATCATATAACGTATGGCATCAAGACGTTGCAGGTTGATGATTTTCTTTCCAGGCATTCGTATGGAAGATTGAGGATGATTTAATGAGGGTGTTTGGTTTAGATGGATCCCAAAGAATTAGGCTAACAATCTGGCACATGCTGCGCATTTCCAGAACTTTTGGAAGATGGAGTAGTAGTACACTGTACTGGATCGATGTTCTTTCCCTTCCCAATTTGTCAAGTGGATGGTGCGCGCTCTTCATGAATATAGTACTATacttttatggagtttttatgTTTGCACTTACAATCATATGCTCAGAATATACAagtactaattatatatataacgatTTCATGATAATAGTTTTACATTTTCATCGATCTACATCCGCAGCTCCCTGGCCATGGATAGATCACACTTCGTCCTAGCTACTCCaggcatattatatataactatataaaatacCAAAGCTGAAATTTCTCCTTTATCAGACTGAGATAATATACCTGTTTTGATGATTTCCCAGATCTGCTATACATgtgcaaaaatgaaaatgagggAGAATGGCTCGATCGTTATAAgtttaataaacaaaatataattgttTCATTCTTTTACTCAATAcaatattatgaaaatagagAGTACGTTTTCTACACAAGTTATaaaaacttgataaaaaaaCGATACTCAATCCAAATCCACAAATGAAATACGCTGCAATTCAGTACATCATGGTAAtccattcatatatttattatatatctcaGCAACCATcagaaacccaaaaaaaaaaaaaaagagataaagatAAACGGCACACTTCGATTGAAAATGGATTCAATAATATTATCTCTAAGACCAATTTGAAGAAGGGGATCAAGCACGCTCGTACCCTACATCAGCCTCCACTTCCCTTCTGTGGTCGCTCCTGTGGCAGCCGCAGGCAGCACAAGTAAGTGCTGCTGCTGTCCCTTCCTCCCCGCTGGCCATGAACTCCCTGCAGCCATCAACCGCATAACCTCCGATGCTAGCTGCTTGATTCTTTTGGCACTCCGCATATCTCACTGTCCGAACGGTAACAGATGAAGTTGTGGAACCTTCGGATGGTTCTTGTCTTCTCAGGACCACCTGCCGCTTCCTCATCTTGTAATTAAGATCTTAATTCCTGATCTCTTTTTTCTTATCTAAAGTTTTTTGAACAGATGTTGGTAGTACTACTCTTCGACTGATTTACTGATTATATCAGCATGAGCAATGTGAAGGCAGAGACGTATACATGAGATAGAGAAAGACTCAAGAGCTTGGTGGTTATGGCCAAGTCCTAACTCTGCAATGTATATATAGAGCATCATGTAAATATCTTTTATGGACTTAATTGACCTTTTTCACAAATTATAAGCACATGCAGTCCACGAGATGCTGGGTTTTTTAGATAGAAATTGATCTTCCTggactatatattttttttgtaattcgTTTTACCGTGTCAAACCATATAAAATTGTCTTCGATCGTAAATTGATTGTCCAACCTTCTGTCAACTCGATAGTGCAAAAAGAATAATTCCCGAACATAGAATCCAAACcctaaaaatgaagaaaaaaagcttTGCTTTCCATCTAAAACAGTGATGGTTTTGCTTTGGAATGACCAGCCAAGAGACATTTTAAACCTAAAATATGGCGTGGCCCCCAACTGATGCCAAAAGGGCAGGTTTGTGGGGGTGCTTCCGCTACGATCAACAGTAGTTTAGCTTGACCTAAAAACGTGAGCATGATAGGTAAGCTTGCCTAACCTGTACGGGGAAACCATTACTGGCCTGTGTCTTCGTTCACATGTAAGAGAATTGATCGATGTCGTGAAGACAATTTTGCATTGTCCTTTCGTCGACGAATTAAGGAATTCATTAAAAACTTGAGTCTGAGCTTTTaccacttttcttttcttgtttccttttacTTTCTGTAGAAAAACCTAAAGATCAACACTccattgataaaagaaaaagaaacatccATCTCGCTCTATAAGTTTAAGAacctatatgtgtgtgtgcCGAGGGTAGACATGCACTAAAGCAATATATAtgcgtgtaattatttttttttccctataactCCATCCTGAGCTTTGTCTCTAATTAAGCTTACAATCTAATTATCGCATATTCCAGAAAGGAAAACGTGTTTGattaagagcattagtattggtctatgcatatccatatgcaaaatcacctcttttgcatattCACTTTGCCATTTaagcaaaattttcacattggcttatgcatatttaagacaaaataataataaaatattattattttattattaattttttgctaaaatcaatttttttatatatattttgcaattagcatccactacatacatttgacattaataatacaaatgcaataataaaaaatataatttttttatatattatattaaaaatataataaaatgaaaaaatatatataatatattataataataaaatgaatgtgcaagtgaagatttattgtgttgttgaaagaggaagaaaatgaaaggattgtgagagagagtgggaggagagagaaataatgattaaaatatgatttgtagggTGAAAAGTAGTTATCCAAATTTGGGTGAGCACTGTTTTATAAGTagctaaatatttggatataCATAAGTCAATGTGGATGATTTTAGAgccatattatgtaaatatgactttgcatatgcatatgcatagaccaatgctaatgctctaacaAGATCAATATCGAGTACTAGCTAGCAGCATGTTAATTAATGCATAAAGAGCACACCTAGctatttgacttttttttttttttttttttttttttttttttttttatcttcaacaATTGTTGacaaagaatattattttaaggcCGGGCTATAGGTATATTAACATGAATGCATGCTCTTCACATgggaattatatattaattgatagcTTCAATTAAAGTGGAGTTAAAGAGACGAAAATTTTGGAACCTTATTTGTCTTTGTGGGACACAAACCCAGTTCCTGTAAATCTTAGTTCCTCAAGCTGAGGTCTATCAGAAGGAATATTTAAGCTGGATAGTGATCTTTCGCCATAACCATCATGATCATGAAGAACTGCTATTAAAGGAAAAGGTCGATGGTATCGATCATCATGAGCAGGGATGAATTTTATTCTGTGGACAAAGTACAAATTCTGTCATCATTAGAGATATTAGTTGAAACTCTAATCAGCTTGTTCACTTGATCCAATTTAGCTTCCTGAAAATAACTGTTGCTTGGGTAGATCAAAAAGATCAACAGTCTGATCTgttatcataattaattatcatgtGGCTGATCTGATCGATCACCACGTACAACTTCTGAGTAATCATGGAAAATTTATCTGATAATATCCACAACTGTGAAATCGCATAATTATGTCATATGGTTAATTCATTCCTATACATGcttgtacgtacgtatatagtACTGTTACaacaatatcaatatattatattggtTTGATAGCCATAAAAATCCAGAAGGTGTACTGAGTTTCCTTGTTATACTGATCAACTATTTGAGGAAAATTAATGAATGGTCGTAATTTCTTGGAAAAATGAGAAGCAAGGCGGGAATGGTTGCGCGGACCGGATCAACATGGAACATGACTCTATAGCTAGCGCTGTCTTTAATTAATCTGGTTTCAATTATAATTTTCGTCGTTAGAACTTACCAAAGATCGATGAATTAAGCCCGGCATACGTTCGATGGTATTAGAACTAATTAATATTGCTGGCCATGTCtgacatatatatgcatgccttGTGGTCCGTTTATTTCAAGAGTActtttaaattagaagtttgaaaaagatCATGTATTggatcatataaattatatccGACCCGTATTACTCTCCTCTAATGCAAGAATAGATCATAACCCTTGGGCCCACCTGTTAGCTAGAGATCAGGAATTAAATATAGCTTGACATTTTAGTTATTACAAGGATCCACTGCAAGAAAAACGGActtttgtgattaatttattgtaactaAAAGATTATTGGCAACcaattttagttgtaaatagtcatttcgttaAAATTAACTGGTcgtaaataaacagttttcttatagtagGAGGCCGGA harbors:
- the LOC121249779 gene encoding mini zinc finger protein 2-like, giving the protein MRKRQVVLRRQEPSEGSTTSSVTVRTVRYAECQKNQAASIGGYAVDGCREFMASGEEGTAAALTCAACGCHRSDHRREVEADVGYERA